From the Anaeromyxobacter sp. genome, one window contains:
- a CDS encoding helix-turn-helix domain-containing protein, whose translation MARSIPAARVAARTATGAGLEPERLLTVKQVAEQLEVCRAMVHRLCAEGRLPHARLTNSIRMRPSDLDAHCRDSSDFRCLTP comes from the coding sequence ATGGCACGTTCCATTCCCGCGGCACGTGTGGCCGCGAGAACCGCGACCGGCGCCGGCCTGGAGCCCGAGCGGCTGCTCACGGTGAAGCAAGTTGCCGAGCAACTGGAGGTCTGCCGGGCGATGGTGCACCGGCTCTGCGCCGAGGGGCGACTGCCGCATGCGCGGCTGACAAATTCGATCCGTATGAGACCAAGCGATCTGGATGCCCACTGTCGTGATTCATCGGACTTCCGATGCCTCACTCCATAG